In Miscanthus floridulus cultivar M001 chromosome 5, ASM1932011v1, whole genome shotgun sequence, one genomic interval encodes:
- the LOC136449675 gene encoding rust resistance kinase Lr10-like encodes MNSHKFLLAVLLLLLLNYASYAATSWEDDGFLKTCSSHRCHKHGPEIRFPFRLPSHPPSCGAPGMQLSCSGHDTILDHPVLGSCKVTAIYYRHRVMNVILPADPSSHCPLQMLVKRNQSTDVYTPVAYPVSVLVGCSRKATNQDGIVGPSSCLSLVNNASQLWYLVDPYTDMSTLPMGCEVVAKDVPVPYTYDKNGPKDETFFGRSLFNEKANRAINFGETTFSWNLNHITNSCQRCEKEGKHCGFSSNRGQAFCLHHGKHVILIAATTSVAAFIVLVATALYLSLKKRYNEAIHLKVEMFLKTYGTSKPTRYTFSEVKKIARRFKEKVGQGGFGSVYKGQLPNGVPVAVKMLENSTGEGEDFINEVATIGQIHHANIVRLLGFCSEGTRRALIYEFMPNESLGRYIFLHNPNSQELLVPEKMLDIATGIARGMEYLHQGCNQRILHFDIKPHNILLDYSFNPKISDFGLAKLCARDQSIVTLTAARGTMGYIAPEIYSPNFGGVSYKSDVYSFGMLVLEMVSGRRNSDPGIENQNGVYLPEWIYERVVAGQALTLSREIADQDKETVRQLAIVALWCIQWNPKNRPSMTKVVNMLTGRLQNLPIPPKPYA; translated from the exons ATGAACTCGCATAAATTTCTTCTGGCAGTGCTGCTGCTTTTGCTTCTCAATTATGCATCCTATGCTGCCACATCATGGGAAGATGATGGCTTCCTCAAAACTTGTTCATCACATCGATGCCACAAACATGGACCAGAGATCCGGTTCCCCTTTCGGCTTCCAAGCCACCCTCCATCATGTGGCGCACCAGGGATGCAATTATCATGCTCTGGGCATGACACCATCCTTGATCATCCAGTTCTTGGCTCCTGCAAAGTGACAGCAATATATTACAGGCATCGTGTCATGAATGTCATCCTGCCAGCGGACCCATCATCACACTGCCCACTTCAGATGCTGGTTAAAAGAAATCAATCAACTGATGTGTACACACCTGTAGCATATCCTGTCTCAGTACTTGTAGGATGCTCAAGAAAAGCAACAAATCAAGATGGTATTGTTGGCCCAAGCTCCTGCCTAAGCCTCGTTAACAATGCAAGCCAGCTCTGGTACCTGGTTGATCCTTATACAGATATGTCTACTCTTCCCATGGGCTGTGAGGTGGTTGCGAAGGACGTCCCAGTACCCTACACTTACGATAAAAATGGTCCAAAAGATGAGACATTCTTCGGAAGGTCACTCTTCAACGAAAAGGCAAATAGAGCAATCAATTTTGGTGAAACAACATTCAGTTGGAACCTTAACCACATCACCAACTCTTGTCAAAGGTGTGAAAAGGAAGGGAAACACTGTGGATTCAGTTCAAACAGAGGACAAGCATTCTGCCTGCATCATG GTAAACATGTCATCCTCATTGCAG CTACAACATCAGTAGCTGCATTCATTGTTCTGGTAGCCACTGCACTCTATCTTTCACTGAAGAAAAGATATAATGAAGCAATACATCTGAAAGTAGAAATGTTTCTCAAAACATATGGCACATCAAAACCCACAAGGTACACTTTCTCCGAAGTTAAGAAGATAGCAAGACGGTTCAAGGAAAAAGTAGGCCAAGGTGGGTTTGGAAGTGTTTACAAAGGACAGCTACCAAATGGTGTGCCGGTGGCGGTCAAGATGCTAGAGAACTCTACAGGAGAGGGAGAAGATTTCATCAATGAAGTAGCAACCATTGGACAAATCCATCATGCAAATATAGTACGCCTCCTGGGTTTTTgctctgaaggaacaagacgtGCGCTTATTTATGAATTCATGCCAAACGAGTCATTGGGGAGATATATATTCTTGCACAATCCTAATTCTCAAGAGCTTCTAGTACCTGAAAAAATGCTAGATATCGCTACAGGCATTGCTAGAGGAATGGAGTACCTACATCAAGGATGTAACCAACGCATACTCCACTTTGACATCAAGCCTCACAACATTCTGCTGGACTACAGCTTCAATCCAAAAATTTCAGACTTTGGCCTTGCTAAACTGTGTGCAAGGGACCAAAGCATTGTTACCTTGACTGCAGCAAGAGGAACAATGGGCTACATCGCACCAGAGATAtattctccaaattttggtgggGTATCATACAAGTCAGATGTTTACAGTTTCGGCATGCTGGTGTTAGAGATGGTGAGTGGAAGGAGGAATTCAGACCCAGGTATCGAGAACCAAAATGGGGTGTATCTACCAGAGTGGATCTATGAGAGAGTAGTCGCCGGGCAGGCCCTGACACTTAGTAGGGAAATAGCTGACCAGGACAAAGAAACAGTGAGGCAGCTGGCCATTGTTGCACTCTGGTGCATTCAATGGAACCCCAAAAACCGGCCGTCGATGACAAAGGTGGTTAACATGTTGACAGGAAGGTTACAGAATCTACCAATACCACCTAAGCCATATGCCTAG